In a genomic window of Cydia fagiglandana chromosome 8, ilCydFagi1.1, whole genome shotgun sequence:
- the LOC134666441 gene encoding uncharacterized protein LOC134666441: protein MAEEPKPVNEDDLKQLKERMNIIVSADPAQYHNDYSLRRYLRAFKTVDNAFQAIMKTNKWRAEYGVTELHKDAELIEKYSNKARVLKHRDITGRPIVYIPAKNHSSNDRNIDELTKFIVHCLEDASKRCFEEVIDNLCIVFDLNGFTLSCMDYQVLKNLIWLLSRHYPERLGVCLIINAPTFFSGCWAVIKGWLDENTSSKVTFVNSEMDLCKYLIP from the exons ATGGCAGAGGAACCGAAACCAGTAAACGAAGACGACTTGAAGCAGTTGAAGGAACGGATGAATATAATAGTTAGCGCTGACCCTGCACAGTACCACAACGATTACTCTCTACGACGGTATCTACGTGCCTTTAAAACTGTCGATAACGCTTTCCAG gcAATAATGAAAACTAACAAATGGCGTGCAGAATATGGTGTGACTGAACTACACAAGGATGCAGAACTAATAGAGAAGTATTCAAACAAAGCCAGAGTTCTGAAGCACCGGGACATCACGGGGCGGCCCATTGTCTACATCCCGGCGAAGAACCACAGCTCCAATGACCGCAACATTGATGAACTGACCAAGTTTATTGTTCACTGTTTG gaAGATGCCAGTAAAAGATGTTTTGAGGAAGTAATAGATAATCTATGCATAGTGTTTGACCTGAATGGATTCACCCTGTCATGCATGGATTACCAAGTGCTAAAAAACCTGATTTGGCTGCTAAGTAGACATTATCCGGAGAGACTGGGGGTTTGTCTCATCATCAATGCACCCACATTCTTTTCAGGGTGTTGGGCTGTTATAAAAGGATG GTTGGATGAAAACACCTCAAGCAAAGTAACATTTGTTAACTCCGAGATGGATCTCTGTAAATATTTGATACC